From the Xylocopa sonorina isolate GNS202 chromosome 9, iyXylSono1_principal, whole genome shotgun sequence genome, the window TTTCACAGAACCTATAATCATTGTAACATTATTTTGCAATATTTATGTGGCTCTCAACTGCAAATACCAAGTAAGGTTCTCATGAGTAAACGCGCCTCAAAAGCTTACGCTTTCGCGATAACTTTGCTACAATCTTTCCAGTCTATAGTTATCTGCTATCGAAGAACGTTCTCTTTTTAAGGATTTTTTAATAGCAATAGTATTTACTATTCAAGAAATATCCAAACGATGTTGGCATTTAAACAAATTTCTACGAGGTGAAAAGcaaaatctaaattattattctaTAGATTTGATTGGTAGTGATACTGTTATTGATAATAATTAAGGCCACGATATGCGGTTAACGAGATTTTTGTGAATCAAAGAAATTTTGTAACGGATAATCAATTTCTATACAATGGCATCAATTAATACCATTAGCCGGTCTGTAAAGTATGGTCTCCACGTTGTCGTAACTTGGCCAGGAACACCACTACCAATCTTGCGCAAATTTTGTTGGACAATCGCCTTGGTTGTACTGCCGATTTGTCAGTACAGCTACATAATCACGCATATCGAATCCGGCAATGTTATAGAAATGGCAGATAATTTAAGCATTACTATGGCGTTTACTCTAATGTCCATCAAATTATGTGTTGCTTGGGCACAGCCAAGGTCAGTTCTTTCATTTTAATTATTCgtaaaaaggatttttaaataatGTCCTTCAACTTACTACAATACATACTTTTCGGACAAGTGCTAACATTCTTGTTCACGTGTGCATCTAACAGAATCAACTCCAGGATTTTTTTTGAACAATCAAGCAATGTAAATGTTCAAATTGTGAACACGAATAATCACTTATTCGTATAGTACTAATTTAATAGTGTATCGAAAATCGTGTAGCGTTATTATAATTGTCTTCTAATTTCTTTTGTGTGCTTGTGTAAAAGAAACGGAgtagatataataatattttcgaTATACTGTAAAATAATAACAGATAAACTTACATTTGGCAGACTAGTGAGCTTGATTTTATCAACTATGGAAGAAGAGTGCCGGAAATATGCTGCTTTAGATACAAATAACTTTATATTGAAAACAGCACACCGATCTTATCGCTTAACCAGTattgttatatatattttcttactCGCTGCAGTTTTTTACATGGTTGGTGCTTTCGTGTTTCAAGATAGCAGTACAACTACTCGAGAGCTTATGTTAAAAATGAACTTGCCTTTTGACACTAGCGAATCGCCCATTTACGAATTAGTAATAAGCATACAGATCGTTTATCAATCTGTGACAGCATATTCATTTGGTGTTTTCAGTGCTTTACTTCTAATGGTAGTAAGTAGATCAATTACTTACAAACTGCTGCCTTTATAGAATATTTTTTTGGTTTCTTTTCGTTTTGGGAGAAGAAGAGAGTGTGCATTACAGATGCCAGTCAACAGATCTTGCATAGTGGTGTCTCCAGATAGTGTTTGATTGCCTAGAAAAAAGCGCTCTATCAATAAAGTCTTCTTTTATTGTTGTTGTCATTACTGAACAAAATTTTAAGTAATGTTATTATTTAAATTCCAATTTCCCGAATATAAGAATGCTTTTTGATTAAAACTATAATTGTATAACACGACTTGTTCGTACAAGTTTTTAGCATTGAGATCATTACGTTTAGGTTCTTCATCTAGGTTGTCAAATCGACGTTATGTGTCACGCACTGCTCGAGGTACCTTACAAAAGCCAGAAACAGTTGAAATTCTTCGTTATCAGGCACCAAGAAATCATTATATTTGTAAACAGGATTGAGAAGCTCTTTACATATATGGCACTTGGTCAACTTCTGTCGAACACTGTGTTACTTTGTTGTTTGGGTTACATTATAGTAATGGTAAGTGCTTAacataaaatattactattaccCGATACATAGTTTACACATAAAACTAAACATTACAGGTGATACAAATGGGTAATGGATTTATGGTATTGATGAAATATATTATGTTTTACATTGGTGTTTGTTTAGAATTATTTGTATACTGCTACGCTGGAGAATATCTCAGTAGCAAGGTTGTGgcataaaatataataacaaataatatagAATGATAAATTTTCATTTAAGGAAATGCAAAATTTTTAATTCTATATGAAATTATGGATTTGTAAAATATTGTTCTTTTGATGAAGATTACTTCCTTGTTCAATTTTTAGAGTAAATTAATCAATAATACAGCCTACAAATTTCTTTGGTATAACTTGCAACCAAACGAAATTCGACTTTTAGTACTTGTGATATTGAGATCTCAAAAAGGATTTACATTAACTTTTGGAAAATTTGCAAATCTTTCCTTGGAGAGTTTCATGTCTGTAAGTATTctacagggtgattcactactcgtgtgacaaatttttatagctgatactacacctcaaaAACAACAATGGATTTTAATTTCGTATTTGATTTTTAGATTATGAAAGGCTCAGCTTCGTACATATCAGTCTTGCTTGCAATGTCATGAGATAATACAACCCACAAGATACTGTAGACAACAACTTATGCAATTGAACACAATATAGTTTACTAGAACTTATGTTAAACTTACATTTATTGTTAATCTAATAAATGCGTGgcataaaataaattgatacgtattaaatatttcatttaGTATGTGAAATATGCAATGATCATTCTCGTGTTATCTAAAAGTCACTATTGCAACTGTAATCTTTAACTGAGGTATACTAGAGTACAATTAAATCTGCACCTATTTCCTACATTACTTTCATCATTATATTTTGTAAGAATGTAGTTTAGAAAATAATGTTTCACTTACTTTTAATTGACGTGGcgtacacttcgcattgaagttTTTATTCCTGACATGCTTCGATCTACTTCGGAACTTCGAAATTTCTCTGGCTCGTGACTAAAGTAATTTAATGTATGCTCGAGAGTCTCGTATTTCCTCTTGCATTTCTTATGAACATTATTTTCTGCCGCAACAAAAATGGGGTGAAAGCTTTAGCAACCCACCCTATGGCTACGTCTGTTTCCTGAAAATCTGTAATCAATGAAAGATTACTTGTAATATTTATGTAGTTCTCTACTGCGAATACGAAGTACGGTCGACACTAGCAAACGTGTCTCGTAAGCTTGCGCTTTCGTGGTAATAATGTTGCAATGTTTCCAGTCTACAGTAAACTGCCATCGAAGAACGTTCTCCTTTGAAGGATTTCTTGATATCTATAGTACTGATCATTCAAGAAAAACTCATACGATGGTGGCATTTAAAGAAACATCTAAGTGGTGAAAAACAAAATCTAACTGTTCAAGTGCGCTATTATTTTATGTGTTTGATTGGTAGTGGTATTGTTATTGAGATAAATTAAAGCGATGGTATGTGTTTAACGTTACTTATGTGAATCAAGAAAACTTAGTAATCAGCAATCAATTTGTATACAATGGCATCAATTAGTACAATTAGTCGGTCCGTGAAGTATGGTCTTCACGTTGCCGTCACTTGGCCAGGAACACCACTACCAATCTTGCGCAAATTTTGTTGGACAATCGCCTTGTTTGTACTTCAAATTTGTCAATACAGCTACATAATCACGCATTTCGGATCCGACACTCTCATAGAAATAGCAGATAATTTAAGCATTACCATGGCGTTCACTCTGCTGTCTATCAAATTAGGTATTGCTTGGACACATCCGAGGTAAGTCATCTTGTTTTAATTATCCGTGGAAACGATTTCGAAATTGTGTTCTTCGATCAAGGTTTTTTATCAAGCAATTTGCCAGTTTAAATGGTTAAATTGTGAACACGAACCATCACTTATTCCATTACTAGCTTATCCGTGTTTTGACAATCGAGTAGTGATATTATAATTATCTTCCAATCTTTTTGTATGTATATGTGAAATTGAAGAAAGAGTAGATACAACAATATTGTTCACActattacaaaataataatagaTAAACTTATATTTGACAGATTAA encodes:
- the LOC143427219 gene encoding uncharacterized protein LOC143427219, translated to MVCVLQNMYELTKHKQKLVEYKQKGINNLHTMTTISIANRVLKYGLHVAVTWPGTPLPLLRKFCWLTILGGLLSYQYRYVITHFKSNTIIEIVDNLSICMPFTLVFFKLCIAWSYSSLLTDILSTMEEDCQKSAEIDTNNFVLKAVHLSYRLTSYVIYMYIADVVLYMVGVFMPQGTNTTTSRELLLKMDLPFDTSESPIYEIVVGVQLVYQTTTAYMFGVFTALLLMVVLHLGCQIDLMCQKLTDIPQKHGKHLRLFIIRHQEIIMFANKMEKLFTYMALCQLLSNTLLICCLGYIIVMAIQMDNGIALLVKCLVFYISICMEVFIYCFAGEYLSIKSKLICDTAYELLWYNIDPSDTQLLILVILRAQKGFTFTFGKFASLSMESFMSIMKASASYISVLIAIVAWRPSCYLDKISIHFKASNFFSPRGFTNLTHARMSHAIAFFMNTIFCRNKNGAKGSATCPLATVVFTEPIIIVTLFCNIYVALNCKYQLSAIEERSLFKDFLIAIVFTIQEISKRCWHLNKFLRGEKQNLNYYSIDLIEIFRSVKYGLHVVVTWPGTPLPILRKFCWTIALVVLPICQYSYIITHIESGNVIEMADNLSITMAFTLMSIKLCVAWAQPRINSRIFFEQSSNVNVQIVNTNNHLFKRNKLTFGRLVSLILSTMEEECRKYAALDTNNFILKTAHRSYRLTSIVIYIFLLAAVFYMVGAFVFQDSSTTTRELMLKMNLPFDTSESPIYELVISIQIVYQSVTAYSFGVFSALLLMNIFLVSFRFGRRRECALQMPVNRSCIVVSPDSVLHLGCQIDVMCHALLEVPYKSQKQLKFFVIRHQEIIIFVNRIEKLFTYMALGQLLSNTVLLCCLGYIIVMVIQMGNGFMVLMKYIMFYIGVCLELFVYCYAGEYLSSKSKLINNTAYKFLWYNLQPNEIRLLVLVILRSQKGFTLTFGKFANLSLESFMSIMKGSASYISVLLAMS